In Arcobacter ellisii, a genomic segment contains:
- a CDS encoding polysaccharide deacetylase family protein, translating to MKKFSIFLSLSLLALSANSASTNPSNDYEKLKQSIEKKYEKQIPKEWGEKVKGVKTKLNTNKKIIALTMDACGTEGGMGYDKHLIAYLEKEKIPATLFVNGRWIDQNLENFKSLASNSLFEIGNHGHLHKPASVEGKSVYGINGTANISELVDEIELNARKIEELTNKRPKYFRSGTAYYDEVAVKIANSLKQEVVGFSVLGDAGATYTAKKIEKAFEDVKGGEIAIVHFNHPESYTREGIIRVIKKLKAEGFTFVKLSDYSLK from the coding sequence ATGAAAAAATTTTCAATTTTTTTATCACTATCTCTTTTAGCATTAAGTGCTAACTCTGCTTCAACTAATCCTTCAAATGATTATGAAAAGTTAAAACAATCTATTGAGAAAAAATATGAAAAACAAATTCCTAAAGAGTGGGGAGAAAAAGTAAAAGGTGTAAAAACAAAGCTAAATACTAATAAAAAAATTATTGCTCTTACAATGGATGCTTGTGGAACAGAAGGTGGAATGGGATATGATAAGCATTTAATTGCATATTTAGAAAAAGAGAAAATTCCTGCGACTTTATTTGTAAATGGAAGATGGATTGATCAAAATCTTGAGAATTTTAAATCACTAGCTTCAAATTCACTATTTGAAATTGGGAATCATGGACATTTACATAAACCAGCTTCTGTTGAAGGAAAATCTGTTTATGGAATAAATGGTACAGCAAATATTTCAGAACTTGTTGATGAAATAGAATTGAATGCAAGAAAAATTGAAGAATTAACAAATAAAAGACCTAAATATTTCCGTTCAGGAACTGCATATTATGATGAAGTTGCTGTTAAAATTGCAAATAGTTTAAAACAAGAAGTTGTTGGTTTTTCTGTTTTAGGCGATGCTGGAGCAACATATACAGCTAAAAAAATCGAAAAAGCTTTTGAAGATGTTAAAGGTGGGGAAATTGCAATAGTTCATTTTAATCATCCTGAATCTTATACAAGAGAAGGAATTATTAGAGTTATTAAAAAATTAAAAGCAGAAGGTTTTACGTTTGTTAAATTATCTGATTATTCTTTAAAATAA
- a CDS encoding LysE family translocator, translating to MLDLEILSAFFITSILLALVPGPDNLFVLTQSMLQGKKAGFIVVLGLCTGLLFHTFMVVMGVSVLFQTSIIAFTFLKIIGALYLLYLAWQLFKSSNSKIETKKSHLIEYKKLYFKGIFMNITNPKVSLFFLAFLPQFTNINLGNISFQMLVLGILFILSTILVFGLIAFFSEKLAKNFNKSNNFQNILNKFTSFIFVVLAIKLLITKQ from the coding sequence ATGTTAGATTTAGAAATTTTAAGTGCATTTTTTATAACTTCTATATTACTTGCACTTGTTCCTGGACCTGATAATCTATTTGTATTAACTCAATCAATGTTACAAGGTAAAAAAGCTGGTTTTATAGTAGTTTTAGGACTTTGTACAGGATTGTTATTTCATACATTTATGGTAGTTATGGGAGTTTCTGTACTTTTTCAAACTTCAATAATTGCTTTTACATTTTTAAAAATAATTGGAGCACTTTATCTTTTATATCTTGCTTGGCAATTATTTAAAAGTTCAAATTCTAAAATAGAAACAAAAAAATCACATTTGATTGAGTATAAAAAACTCTATTTTAAAGGGATTTTTATGAACATAACAAATCCTAAAGTATCTCTATTCTTTTTAGCATTTTTGCCACAATTTACAAATATAAATTTAGGGAATATCTCTTTTCAAATGTTAGTTTTAGGAATATTATTTATTCTTTCAACTATTTTAGTTTTTGGCTTAATTGCTTTTTTTTCAGAAAAATTGGCAAAAAATTTTAATAAATCAAATAACTTTCAAAATATTTTGAATAAATTTACAAGTTTTATATTTGTTGTATTAGCAATAAAACTCTTAATTACAAAACAGTAA
- the xseB gene encoding exodeoxyribonuclease VII small subunit produces the protein MNEEISFEEKVIKAKELLEKLSNPQITLSDSIKLYKTGIKELEDAQKLLDEAKLIFLVENKN, from the coding sequence ATGAATGAAGAGATTAGTTTTGAAGAAAAAGTTATAAAGGCAAAAGAACTTTTAGAAAAATTATCAAATCCACAAATAACACTTAGTGATTCAATAAAACTTTATAAAACAGGTATCAAAGAGTTAGAAGATGCGCAAAAACTTCTTGACGAAGCTAAGCTTATCTTCTTAGTTGAAAACAAAAATTAA
- a CDS encoding Na/Pi cotransporter family protein, which yields MIDFSKLIIIVTLLGGLGIFLIGLIIMTKGLQSLAGDTLRNAMLHFTKSPYSGALSGAIMTTLLQSSSATTVAAVGFVGAGIISFSQSLGIIFGANIGSTFTGWIVAIFGFKFDLGTIVLPFIFLGAILKLFAKENLASIGFAIAGFGLIFVGIDTMQEAVKGFENILTPNILPSDSFSGRLILISIGILITMITQASSAGIAMTLTLLYGGAVNFEQAAALVIGMDVGTTITAAMATIGGNINAKRTGFSHVIYNCLSAIFAFMFITPFITILEYIKPGFILENSQISLVAFHSSFNIISVLLILPFTNIFALFIKNIIKDKSNNDINNFNEEFLKEPKIALNVTLQTIIKEYIIILKHIETLLNEKSDYKRMDMKEVQDILNITHEFIDKIHIKQKDSPDWAYLVDLIHSIDHLQRLHERCEEEEERIICAKNILELESILKQFYTNILNSILAQKTNDWNNIIKNSKKLTIDIEKMNQKYREDIANKIATGELDVPDGSDRLEAIRWLHRVSIHIYRINYYIHKAILSSGK from the coding sequence ATGATAGATTTTTCAAAGTTAATTATTATTGTTACTCTTCTTGGTGGACTTGGTATTTTTTTGATTGGTTTAATAATCATGACAAAAGGTTTACAGTCACTTGCAGGTGATACATTAAGAAATGCCATGTTACATTTTACAAAAAGCCCATATAGTGGAGCCTTAAGTGGTGCAATTATGACCACTTTATTACAATCTTCAAGTGCCACCACAGTTGCAGCTGTTGGTTTTGTAGGTGCAGGGATTATCAGCTTTTCTCAATCTTTAGGTATTATTTTTGGTGCAAATATTGGAAGTACTTTTACAGGTTGGATAGTTGCTATATTTGGATTCAAATTTGATTTAGGAACAATAGTTTTACCTTTTATTTTTTTAGGTGCGATTTTAAAACTTTTTGCAAAAGAAAATCTTGCTTCAATTGGTTTTGCAATAGCTGGATTTGGGCTAATATTTGTTGGTATTGATACTATGCAAGAGGCAGTTAAAGGTTTTGAAAATATTTTAACTCCAAATATTCTACCTAGTGATTCTTTTTCTGGAAGGCTAATACTTATAAGTATAGGTATTTTAATTACTATGATTACCCAAGCTTCAAGTGCTGGAATTGCGATGACATTAACTCTTCTTTATGGTGGTGCAGTTAATTTTGAACAAGCAGCAGCTTTAGTTATTGGTATGGATGTAGGAACAACAATAACAGCAGCGATGGCCACAATTGGTGGAAATATAAATGCAAAAAGAACAGGATTTTCTCATGTAATTTACAATTGTTTAAGTGCAATATTTGCTTTTATGTTTATTACACCTTTTATAACTATTTTAGAATATATAAAACCTGGTTTTATTTTAGAAAACTCACAAATTTCATTGGTTGCATTTCATAGTTCATTTAATATTATAAGTGTTTTACTAATTTTACCATTTACAAATATATTTGCTCTGTTTATAAAAAATATAATAAAAGATAAATCTAACAATGATATAAATAATTTTAATGAAGAGTTTTTAAAAGAACCCAAAATTGCTTTAAATGTTACATTACAAACTATTATTAAAGAGTACATAATCATATTAAAACATATTGAAACTTTATTAAATGAAAAATCAGACTATAAAAGAATGGATATGAAAGAGGTTCAAGATATATTAAATATCACCCATGAATTTATAGATAAAATTCATATCAAACAAAAAGATAGTCCTGATTGGGCATATTTGGTTGATTTAATTCATTCAATTGACCATCTTCAAAGATTACATGAAAGATGTGAAGAGGAAGAAGAGAGAATTATTTGTGCTAAAAATATTTTGGAATTAGAAAGTATTTTAAAACAATTTTATACAAATATTCTAAATAGTATTCTTGCTCAAAAGACAAATGACTGGAATAATATAATTAAAAATAGTAAAAAACTAACAATAGATATAGAAAAAATGAATCAAAAATATAGAGAAGATATTGCAAATAAAATTGCAACAGGAGAGCTTGATGTTCCAGATGGTTCAGATAGATTAGAAGCTATTAGATGGTTACATCGTGTAAGTATTCATATCTATCGAATAAACTATTATATCCATAAAGCTATTCTTTCATCTGGTAAATAA
- a CDS encoding HesA/MoeB/ThiF family protein — protein sequence MQNEFNEYFNRQIKLWGEEVQNSLQNKKIAIIGSGGLGCTLGIALGASGIGEFAFIDFDTVGVHNIHRQIGFKVGDDGKYKADVLKELIESRCPYTKVTAYKESFDDFAKRDLEFDLIIDATDNLPTRAAINEYCMKKQQPWIYGSVEEFHGQVCFFEKASYEAVFQINDRKPNGIACPIVMHIGSLQANLALRYLAGLEVKKDVLYYLSFDNEGILNTKKFNLPKA from the coding sequence ATGCAAAATGAATTTAATGAATATTTTAATAGACAAATAAAACTTTGGGGAGAAGAGGTACAAAATTCACTTCAAAATAAAAAAATAGCGATTATTGGAAGTGGAGGTTTAGGATGTACACTTGGAATTGCACTTGGAGCATCTGGAATTGGTGAGTTTGCATTTATTGATTTTGATACAGTTGGAGTTCATAATATTCATAGACAAATAGGTTTTAAAGTAGGGGATGATGGAAAATATAAAGCTGATGTTTTAAAAGAATTAATTGAATCAAGATGTCCATATACTAAAGTGACAGCTTATAAAGAGAGTTTTGATGATTTTGCAAAAAGAGATTTAGAATTTGATTTAATCATTGATGCAACAGATAATCTTCCAACAAGAGCTGCTATTAATGAATATTGTATGAAAAAACAACAACCTTGGATTTATGGAAGTGTTGAAGAATTTCATGGTCAAGTTTGTTTTTTTGAAAAAGCCTCTTATGAAGCAGTTTTTCAAATAAATGATAGAAAACCAAACGGAATCGCTTGTCCTATTGTTATGCATATAGGTTCACTTCAAGCAAATTTAGCTTTAAGATATTTAGCTGGTTTAGAAGTGAAAAAAGATGTTTTATACTATCTATCTTTTGATAATGAAGGTATTTTAAATACAAAAAAATTTAATCTTCCAAAAGCATAA